The Glycine soja cultivar W05 chromosome 6, ASM419377v2, whole genome shotgun sequence genome has a window encoding:
- the LOC114416481 gene encoding protein JINGUBANG-like, translating into MEYQYHPSSYGVSSSSHSNHHQQGSTTPKSLSSQRSLVSVPSLNHHLHAPNSTVYHHCLTTLKGHTSSYISSLTLSGKFLYTGSSDREIRSWNRIPENSSNNNNNSNTVLTGNGAVKSLVIQSNKLFSAHQDHKIRVWKISTNNNNDNDHDQKYTHVATLPTLGDRASKILIPKNQVQIRRHKKCTWVHHVDTVSALALSRDGTLLYSVSWDRTLKIWKTKDFTCLESLANAHDDAINAVAVSYDGCVYTGSADKKIKVWKKFAGEKKHTLIETLEKHNSGVNALALSSDENVVYSGACDRAILVWEKKEGDDGKMGVVGALRGHTKSILCLSVVADLVCSGSADTTIRIWRGCVDSHEYSCLAVLEGHRASIKCISAVVDHCNNNNNNTSQSEALLSFLVYSGGLDCDIKVWQILLPAS; encoded by the coding sequence ATGGAATACCAATACCACCCATCATCTTATGGCGTCTCTTCCTCTTCTCACTCCAACCACCATCAACAAGGGTCAACAACACCGAAATCCCTCTCTTCACAACGCAGCCTCGTCTCAGTCCCCTCCCTCAACCACCACCTCCACGCCCCGAATTCCACCGTCTACCACCACTGCCTCACAACCCTCAAGGGTCACACCTCCTCCTACATCTCCTCCTTAACCCTCTCCGGCAAATTCCTCTACACCGGCTCCTCCGACCGCGAAATCCGCTCCTGGAACCGCATCCCAGAAAACtcatcaaacaacaataacaatagcAACACCGTACTCACGGGAAACGGTGCTGTTAAGTCGTTAGTAATTCAGTCAAACAAACTTTTCAGCGCGCATCAAGACCACAAAATCCGTGTCTGGAAAATAAGCACTAACAACAACAACGATAACGATCATGACCAGAAATATACACACGTGGCCACACTCCCCACCCTCGGCGACCGCGCCTCGAAAATCTTGATCCCCAAGAACCAGGTACAAATCCGAAGGCACAAGAAATGCACCTGGGTTCACCACGTGGACACCGTCTCGGCTTTGGCCCTGTCCAGAGACGGAACCTTGCTGTACTCTGTCTCTTGGGACAGAACGCTCAAAATCTGGAAAACGAAAGACTTCACGTGCCTGGAGTCCCTCGCCAACGCGCACGACGACGCCATCAACGCTGTCGCAGTCTCCTACGATGGGTGCGTCTACACCGGATCAGCGGACAAGAAAATCAAGGTGTGGAAGAAATTCGCAGGAGAAAAGAAACACACTTTAATAGAAACCTTGGAGAAGCACAACTCTGGGGTTAATGCTTTGGCTCTAAGCAGCGACGAGAATGTTGTATATTCTGGTGCATGCGATAGGGCTATTTTGGTTTGGGAGAAGAAAGAGGGTGATGATGGGAAAATGGGGGTGGTGGGTGCTTTAAGGGGACACACCAAGTCCATTTTGTGTTTATCTGTTGTGGCGGATTTGGTGTGTAGTGGCTCTGCGGATACAACGATTAGGATTTGGAGAGGTTGTGTTGATTCGCATGAATACTCTTGTTTAGCGGTTTTGGAAGGGCACAGGGCTTCGATTAAGTGCATAAGCGCAGTGGTTGACCactgcaacaacaacaacaacaacacatcGCAGTCCGAAGCATTATTATCTTTTCTAGTCTATAGTGGCGGTTTGGACTGCGACATTAAGGTGTGGCAGATTTTACTTCCGGCTAGCTAA